One window from the genome of Dyadobacter sp. CECT 9275 encodes:
- a CDS encoding N-acetylmuramoyl-L-alanine amidase family protein: MLKVLKTIIAASFLLVTLAFAFHDPTTEVRPVNKIKPLSTVNTVVLDAGHGGKDPGTRGRTTKEKDVALSVALELGRRIKEEMPEVKVLYTRSTDVFIELGERSAFANRNQADLFISIHCNATPRSHSVKGTETFVMGLHKTEGNLEVAKRENSVILQETNYKQKYKGFDPNSPLAHIMLANYQSAFISSSLRFADLVEKKFQSVSDRESRGVKQAGFLVLWRAAMPSVLIETGFLSSPEEEEYLSSEEGQAEVAESILQAFKSYKKDMDR, translated from the coding sequence ATGTTAAAAGTTCTTAAAACCATCATTGCAGCAAGTTTCCTGTTAGTTACCCTGGCCTTTGCTTTTCATGATCCTACTACGGAGGTAAGACCGGTAAATAAAATTAAACCCCTTTCTACAGTGAATACCGTTGTCCTTGACGCAGGGCACGGAGGGAAAGATCCGGGTACCAGGGGTAGGACCACCAAAGAAAAAGACGTAGCTTTAAGTGTGGCTCTGGAACTCGGCCGTCGGATTAAAGAGGAAATGCCAGAGGTAAAAGTGCTCTACACGCGCTCTACGGATGTTTTTATAGAGCTTGGCGAACGCTCCGCATTTGCAAACCGGAATCAGGCTGACCTTTTCATTTCAATACATTGTAATGCTACGCCCCGTTCGCATAGTGTAAAGGGAACGGAAACCTTCGTGATGGGTTTACATAAAACGGAAGGTAATCTGGAAGTTGCAAAAAGGGAAAACTCTGTAATTTTGCAGGAAACCAATTACAAGCAGAAATATAAGGGCTTTGACCCTAACTCGCCGCTTGCACATATTATGCTGGCAAATTATCAGAGCGCTTTTATTTCAAGCAGTCTTCGGTTTGCCGATCTGGTGGAAAAAAAGTTTCAGTCGGTATCCGACAGGGAGAGCAGAGGGGTAAAACAGGCAGGGTTTCTGGTACTGTGGCGGGCAGCCATGCCAAGCGTATTAATTGAAACAGGATTTTTATCTTCTCCTGAGGAAGAAGAGTATTTAAGTTCGGAAGAAGGGCAGGCAGAAGTGGCCGAGTCGATTTTACAGGCATTTAAGTCTTACAAAAAAGATATGGACAGGTAG
- a CDS encoding DUF1573 domain-containing protein, which translates to MKLFFSALVLLVGLSTVSFAQKGVLKFKEESHKFGKVPQGTPVTNEFVFTNTGTDPVVISNVTVSCGCTTPVWSKEPVAPGKTGTVKATFNAAAAGPFNKPVTVFSNTEGGSITLYLNGEVVPKQAAKPSSK; encoded by the coding sequence ATGAAATTATTTTTTTCAGCGTTGGTTTTGCTGGTTGGCCTGTCCACCGTGAGTTTCGCGCAAAAAGGTGTTCTGAAGTTTAAAGAGGAATCACACAAGTTTGGTAAAGTACCACAAGGCACTCCTGTAACGAATGAATTTGTTTTCACCAATACCGGTACTGACCCCGTGGTTATCTCTAACGTAACCGTTTCCTGTGGGTGTACTACTCCTGTATGGTCCAAGGAACCCGTAGCTCCCGGCAAAACCGGAACCGTAAAAGCAACTTTTAATGCTGCCGCTGCAGGTCCTTTCAATAAGCCCGTTACCGTTTTCAGCAATACCGAAGGAGGCTCTATTACCCTTTACCTGAATGGCGAGGTTGTTCCGAAACAAGCTGCCAAACCTTCTTCGAAATAA
- a CDS encoding putative LPS assembly protein LptD, which produces MLELKRKAIIISLILVSFLLFGTMACVKQRPTRKSVSLPTAGSKDLVSKTVDSTAISKTLPDTAGTKRPAAVPDSVSVNGKMVAVTDSAARDTLSSPDDLQFVVKYTARDSTIMETLAKEVHMYGDAEVTYGTINLKADYIRLNWITNEVYARGTYDSTAKKMVGEPIFQDGGTTYNTKEIRYNFESKKAIIKGIITQEGDGNIRGNKVKKDTEGNFYIQKAMYTTCNLTHPHFYINAPKIKLVHQKQVISGPFNLVISDVPLPIALPFGFFPFPKKKEIGTSGIIFPTYGEEPNGRGFYLRNGGYYFAISEYINAQVTGQIYSTGSWGLGVASTYISRYRYNGSLSLNFNRNRSSDEIDQLIKKGITNDFSIQWSHTPKPRGNSTFSANVNVSSNSYNQFQEFDTQKYISNVASSSVQYNRTMGQYLRGAASLRVNQNFGQISAETGRRENGKTNISSDFSFGVNQIAPFALNNPRGRWYESFRMGLDFSGNYTLTNVLSTIDTSYTSLGFRLTNTIDTARIGKQEILPFNTGSLPDMLKDAQFTGRYSLPISLPNFKILRFLNFTPSMSLNGEVFTKQYRYSVAGQGLIKMDTLQKAGTQYSYNFGAGLNTRFYGTFFVRGKRLEAIRHTVIPSMSFTYTPDFTGDAFGFYQRLQITDDEGTVKELALSKFRGIGSGVSNGKASSVVSFSLNNSFEMKLKSKSDTASTQFEKISLLDNFSLGGNYNLLADSLNLSNITVNANARIGKNLNLNFNMNLDPYTYVPDKSSTAGRKINKYAITQGQGLASLQNLGFTLGTNFSPKKTDSKNKPATGANSTATPEQREFVEQHPELYVDFTIPWNVSLNYNFNLSKPGLSKTTIIQAVNVTGDLSLTKNFKITASTGFDFSAFQPTITQLSLMRDLHCWDMSLSWTPFAGSRTRVSNYSFTLKVKSSILQDLKVSRRRSFYDQSAY; this is translated from the coding sequence TTGTTAGAACTGAAAAGAAAGGCGATTATTATATCGCTCATATTGGTGTCGTTTCTTTTATTCGGCACGATGGCTTGTGTTAAACAACGTCCCACACGAAAAAGCGTCAGCCTCCCCACTGCAGGAAGCAAAGACCTTGTATCGAAAACGGTGGACAGTACTGCTATATCCAAAACCCTGCCGGATACCGCAGGTACTAAACGCCCGGCTGCCGTCCCAGACAGTGTCTCCGTTAACGGTAAGATGGTTGCCGTTACCGACAGCGCTGCACGCGATACGCTTTCCAGCCCGGATGACCTCCAGTTTGTAGTCAAATATACTGCCAGAGACTCCACCATTATGGAAACCCTGGCGAAAGAAGTTCACATGTATGGCGATGCCGAGGTAACCTACGGAACCATTAATCTGAAAGCCGACTACATCCGTCTTAACTGGATCACCAACGAAGTCTACGCAAGGGGTACTTATGACTCCACCGCCAAAAAGATGGTAGGGGAGCCTATTTTTCAGGATGGGGGTACCACTTATAATACCAAGGAGATCCGGTATAATTTTGAGTCTAAAAAGGCGATTATCAAAGGGATTATCACCCAGGAGGGCGATGGAAATATCCGGGGCAACAAGGTAAAAAAGGATACGGAAGGGAATTTCTATATCCAGAAAGCAATGTATACGACCTGTAATCTCACGCATCCTCACTTTTATATTAATGCTCCGAAAATCAAACTGGTTCATCAGAAACAGGTCATATCCGGTCCCTTCAATCTGGTGATCAGTGATGTCCCCTTGCCTATTGCGCTTCCTTTCGGGTTTTTTCCATTTCCTAAGAAGAAAGAAATCGGTACGTCGGGAATCATTTTTCCAACTTATGGAGAAGAACCTAATGGGCGGGGTTTTTATCTGAGAAATGGAGGATACTATTTCGCGATCAGCGAATATATTAACGCACAGGTAACCGGGCAGATCTACTCAACCGGCAGCTGGGGTCTGGGCGTAGCTTCCACCTATATATCAAGATACCGATATAATGGCAGTTTATCCCTCAACTTTAACCGAAACCGTTCCAGCGACGAAATCGACCAGCTTATCAAAAAAGGGATCACCAACGATTTCAGCATCCAATGGTCCCACACACCCAAGCCTCGCGGCAATTCTACGTTTTCGGCCAATGTTAACGTGAGCAGCAATAGTTACAATCAGTTTCAGGAATTTGATACACAAAAATACATTTCCAATGTGGCAAGCTCATCGGTGCAGTACAACCGCACCATGGGACAATACCTGCGAGGAGCGGCCAGCTTACGCGTTAACCAAAACTTTGGTCAAATAAGCGCCGAAACAGGAAGGAGGGAAAATGGGAAAACCAACATCAGTTCGGACTTCAGCTTCGGGGTGAATCAGATCGCCCCGTTTGCGCTCAATAACCCGAGAGGCCGCTGGTACGAAAGTTTCCGGATGGGATTGGATTTCAGCGGAAATTATACATTGACCAATGTGCTCTCCACCATTGACACCAGCTATACGAGCCTGGGCTTCAGGCTTACCAACACGATTGATACCGCACGGATCGGCAAACAGGAAATACTGCCCTTTAACACCGGAAGTCTTCCGGATATGCTAAAGGACGCACAGTTCACAGGCCGATACAGTTTACCAATATCTTTGCCTAACTTCAAGATTTTAAGATTTCTGAATTTTACGCCAAGCATGTCTCTGAACGGCGAAGTTTTTACGAAACAGTACCGATATTCCGTTGCAGGCCAGGGTCTTATCAAGATGGATACGCTTCAGAAAGCAGGTACGCAGTATTCTTACAATTTTGGTGCGGGGCTCAATACACGTTTTTACGGAACCTTCTTTGTCAGAGGAAAAAGGCTTGAGGCGATCAGACACACGGTGATTCCTTCTATGTCATTTACCTACACGCCCGACTTCACCGGTGACGCATTCGGGTTTTACCAACGCCTTCAGATTACCGATGACGAAGGTACTGTGAAGGAACTTGCGCTGTCAAAATTTCGCGGAATCGGCAGCGGTGTCAGTAATGGAAAAGCTTCAAGCGTGGTATCTTTCAGTCTGAACAACTCGTTTGAAATGAAACTAAAATCCAAAAGCGATACAGCCTCTACACAGTTTGAGAAAATATCACTGCTGGACAATTTCAGCTTAGGAGGTAACTACAACCTGCTTGCAGACTCCCTCAATCTGTCCAATATCACGGTCAATGCCAATGCAAGAATCGGCAAAAACCTGAACCTCAACTTCAATATGAATCTGGACCCGTATACTTACGTTCCGGATAAATCATCGACGGCTGGCAGAAAGATCAACAAATATGCCATCACCCAGGGACAGGGATTGGCAAGCCTGCAGAACCTGGGTTTCACATTAGGTACCAATTTTTCTCCTAAGAAAACGGATAGCAAAAATAAGCCTGCAACAGGGGCCAATAGTACGGCTACACCCGAACAACGAGAATTTGTGGAACAGCATCCGGAGTTATACGTAGATTTTACCATCCCCTGGAATGTATCGCTGAACTACAACTTCAACCTGTCCAAACCGGGGCTTTCTAAAACAACGATCATACAGGCGGTGAATGTGACCGGGGATTTGAGCCTTACCAAAAACTTCAAGATCACAGCCAGTACCGGTTTTGACTTCTCAGCCTTTCAGCCTACCATCACACAGCTATCGCTCATGCGTGACTTGCACTGCTGGGATATGAGCCTGAGCTGGACGCCGTTTGCCGGCAGCAGGACGCGTGTCAGCAATTACAGCTTCACGCTTAAGGTGAAGTCCAGTATCCTGCAAGACCTGAAAGTTTCACGGCGACGTTCATTCTACGACCAATCCGCATACTAA